In the genome of Succinivibrio dextrinosolvens, the window GGAACATGAAGGTATAAAGAACATGCATATTGTTTGTCAGGAACACCTGTGCACTTACAACATTAAGCTGTTTTGAGGCCATGGTTTTGGCAATGTTGCCAAAGAGCATTGCTGAATTGCTGTAAGAATATACGAACAGTTCTGTACCGATATTTGGATTCTGTGAAAACAGCAGTAAAGGCTTATTTTCTGAATTATATCTTAGAATATTCCTTAAGTGCCATGAAATATCCTCAGGCTGATAATGCATGAAGTATTCGATAGGCAGCTGTCTTATATATCTTAGAAGATCTGCCTTGTTGCAGTCATCCTGTAGCAGAGACATAACAGTCTTTTGTTTTTCCAAAGCCTTGGTTTTTATGCTTGCTGCAATGTCAGAGCTTTCCTGACTCAGGGCAAATCTTACTGACTGATAAAGCTGTCTGAAGATGTTATCCTTCCAGGAATTCCACACATTCTCATTGGTTGCTGAGATATCAGCAACAGTCAGACAGTAGAGCTGGTTCAGATGCTCTTCGTCTTTGACGAAATAGCAGAAATTCTTGATGACCTCGATATCCGTAATATCACGACGGGTTGCTGTAGTATTCAGCTGCAGATGTGATTCTACCAGCCATCTTACCATCTGGGTCTGATACTCGGAAAAATCATGCAGACGACAGAACTGTTCTGCTTCTTTTGCTCCCTTAGCTGCATGGCTTCCGCCACGACCTTTGGCGATATCGTGAAGAAGGGCTGCGGTGATTAGCAGCTCGTGATCATTGATCCTCTTGTAGACGCTTCTGAAGAGCTGGTATTCTGGAAGTTTTGAATGAGACAGCTCATTAACATTCTTGATAACACGAATAGAGTGCTCATCCACACTGAAAAGGTGGAAACGGTCAAACTGAGCAAGTCCCTCAATTCTAGCCCACTGAGGCATATAGCTTGAGAGTACACGGGTTTCATGCATAAGATTAAGAATCTTATAGGCACTGTCTGTCATTGAGAGAATGGTTTTAAGACGATAGCGGCATTCAGGAATGGTAATCAGAGGTTCCTTGAGTTCTCGTCGGCCTTCTCTTAGAGCACGAAGACAGTTTACATGAATTTTCTCTATGTTTGGTCTTGTGGCAATGGTTACAAACAGATCCATGATCTTGGTTGGATCGCTTTTGAAAAGCTCAGGGTCAAGAACATCTATGTAGTGACCTCGCTGAACAAAGTCCCTGTTAATAAAGACCGGTTCAGAATAGTCTTTGCCTACATAGCCATGGGTCTGAAGCTGGATCAGCTGCAGAACAATATGATTAAGTTCCTTTACACGATGGAAGGTCCTGTACAGATCTCTCATCATGGCTTCAACCGGAGTATTGCCTTCTTCACCGTATCCAAGCATAGAGGAGACGGTTTTCTGAAAATCCAGTCTCAGTATATTGCTGTTGGAGTTGCAGTGAACCGCATATCTTACATCAAAGAGAAATCTCTGACAGGCAAGATACTCGTCATACTCAGATTTTGACAGCAGACCGACAGAGAACAGGGTATCTGTTTCTTTGGCCTTAAGAATCTTTAGAGATAGCCACTGCATCACCTGAAGATCACGAAGTCCGCCTGGATTATTCTTGATATCAGGTTCTAAAGAAAAGATGGTATCTCTGAAACTGTGGTATCTTTCATTCTGCTCATCGTATTTTGCCAGGAAGAACTTCTCGTTATCCCAGAACCCGTCTGTATCTACAGATTTTTTCAGATCATCGTAAACTTCTGCAGATCCTGCAATAAAGTGAGTTTCAAGAAGGTTGGAGCGAATGGTGATATCGTTTCTGGAGGCAACAACCGTTTCCTTGATGGTTCTAACTGAGGAGCCGATATCAAGTCTTAAGTCCCAGAGAAAAGAAACAAAAGACTCTATTCTGCCTTTTGATTCAGCATCAATCTGATCCTCATTACAGAGGATCAAAAGATCGATATCTGATCTTAAAAACTGTTCGCGTCTGCCGTAACCTCCAACGGCGATAAGAGCAAGGTGAGGGGAGTTCTCTCCAATAAAACTATTCCAAAGAATAGTCATCAGTTCATCAATGATATCGGATGAATTTCTGATTATTTCTCTGACATCAAATCCTTTTTTGAAACACTCTTTCTGATAGAGTCCAAAAAGGGAGATTCTTTCTCTGGCTTTTTTTATGTCATGTATATTTAAGCCTGAGAAGGAAAAAGGAAAAACTTCCTTAAGTTTTTCTTCATTGATTTTTCTTGGAATAGTTATTGATTCGAACATTACAGTCTACTTGCTAGTGAGTAATTATTCTTGGGAAATCCTCATCCTTTCTTAAGGTTAGAACTTCAACGCCGTTTGGAATAACCAAAAGAGTATGCTCATACTGTGCTGAAGGCTGTTTGTCAGCGGTTGTAACTGTCCATCCGTCTTTTCTGTTTACCTTGACCTTGTAGGTTCCGGCATTAATCATTGGTTCGATGGTAAAGCACATGCCCTCTTCTAAAAGCAGGTTGTAGTTGTTCTTGTAGTGAACTACCTGAGGCTCCTCATGGAATCCTGCACCGATACCATGACCGCAGTAGTCTCTAACAATTGAGAATCCTGCCTTGTCAGCAACTTTCTGAATTGCTGCACCGATATCAGCAAGATTTGAACCTGGACGAACGGTCTTGATTGCCTCATACATACCTTCCTGGGCACATCTGCATAGGGCTTCATTTCTAGGAGAGGTCTTACCGACAATGTACATTCTTGAGCTGTCACCGTGGTACTTGTCTTTTAGAACTGTAACATCAATGTTTACGATGTCACCTTCTCTTAATTTGTGGCTGCCTGGAATTCCGTGGCAGACTACCTCATTGATACTGATGCAGGTAGCTTTAGGATAACCCTGGTATCCCAAATCTGCGCTTTTGGCATGTTCAACCTGCTCAATGTAGTCATTCATAATCTTGTCCAGTTCATCAGTGGTTACACCTGGAACAATATATGGTTCGATCATTTCAAGAACACGGGCAGTTGCTGCGCCTACAATGCGCATTTTTTCAATTTCGCTTGGACTTTTTAAAGAGATGTTCATTGTTGATTCCTTATTAAATATTCGGTTCATTATATTATTATTTGAATCTGTATGCATGAAATTAGGCCTCCATTGATCAAAAATCGTAGCTGTATCAGTCTGTTTTTGATTTAGAAAACATATCTAGATAATATATTTTGTAGTAAAAGTAATAGGCGCCGTCTGTTGTAAAACGGAAGAGAAACTTTTGGAATTCTGTGTTATGTGGTAATTACAGCTTTTTGCTATAGCATATCTTTAATTATTCTTTCCTATGCTAAAATCCTTATGGAAACTGTTAAGTTAAGAGGCGATTATGAGTAAAGATGTTTTGTTTTTAACAGGTATTGAAGACTTTTCAACAGTAATTGAAAAGAATGCATATTACGTAGATAAGACATCATATTTAAAAGAACTGCTTATGAGCGATTCGGAAGTCATGAATGCCCTTTTCATACGTCCACGCAGATTTGGCAAAACTCTTAATCTTGACATGATCAGGCAGTTCTGCAGACTCAATTATCAAAATCCTGGGGATAAATCCTATCAGCAGAAACTCTTTGTAGATAACGGGAGAAATCTTGCTGTTGCAGGTGATGACTACAAAGAATTCCGTGAAAAAATAATGGGAGAATTCCCTGTCATCAGTATTTCCTTTAAGACTGTTGAGGGGGCTTTTTTCCAGCAGGCTGTATCTCAGCTTATATATAAGGTTGGACTGCTTTATGATGAGTTTTTATTTTTGACTGAGAGCTCAAAGCAAGATCCTAGTGATATTGAAAACTTCATTAAGAATAAAGATTTTTGTAAAACACAGAAATCGAAAATCCATCAAGCTGATAAATTAGTTGAAGCAATAGATATTATAGGCACAGCAATTCCTCAGATAGCCTCCATGCTGTACAAAGAGTATGGACGTAAGGTCATAGTTATCATTGATGAATATGATGTTCCTCTGCAGAAAGCTGTTATCGCAAAAGAACCTTACTATGATGACATGCTCAGTATCATCCGAACCTTAAGCGGTAATATCTTCAAAAAAGACAATGAGCCATGGCTATACAAGGGAATCGTCTCAGGCTGTCTGCGTGTAGCCCATCAGAGTGTATTTACCGATGCCAATAACTTTACAACCTTCGGTATGAACGATGAGCCCTATACAGGATTCTTTGGCTTCACAGAAAAAGAGACAGAAAAGCTCTTAGCTGACTGTGGACTTTCAGATAAGGAAAGTGAGGTTAAGGAATGGTATGACGGCTATAGATTTGGCAACAAACATATCTTCTGCCCATGGAGCTTAATCAGCTACTGCTATGCTGCAACACAGAAGGATAACACTGTTCCTCAGCCCTTCTGGGTAAACACCAGTGGCAACGATCTTATCACCATGTTCACTGACAACAGTATGGAATCTCACAATGCAGAGAATATAGATAAACTGCAAAAACTGATGGAAGGAGAGAATGTTGATATCAGTTTAATGGAATTTACTACCTATCCAGACCTTAGAAACAGAGTAAGCTTTGATGTCTTTATGACCATGATGCTGCATACAGGCTATGTAACCTTTGCAGAAGGTTCAGATACAAGCGATAAAGTGACTATAAGAATTCCAAATTTGGAAATTCTGTACTGTTTTAATAAGAAAAGAGAGCTTCTTTTTGGACAAAATAATCCCTACTGGTACAATCAGGCATTAAAACTTGTAGATTTACTCATGGCAAATAATACTGATGAGGCTCAGATGCTCATCAGCTCCATGCTAAAAGAGTTTTTAAGTATCAGAAATACCGGAGATGAGCTCTACTACCATGGTTTCATGATTGGCATTCTTGGGTTGGCAGCAGCAACAAAAAATTTTGAGTATCACGAGGAAATCGAAACAGGAACCGGTTTTTCAGACATTGTCATTGATAGCTTTGATAACAAAACAGTCTGCATCTTAGAGCTGAAAAAGAC includes:
- a CDS encoding AAA family ATPase, with the translated sequence MSKDVLFLTGIEDFSTVIEKNAYYVDKTSYLKELLMSDSEVMNALFIRPRRFGKTLNLDMIRQFCRLNYQNPGDKSYQQKLFVDNGRNLAVAGDDYKEFREKIMGEFPVISISFKTVEGAFFQQAVSQLIYKVGLLYDEFLFLTESSKQDPSDIENFIKNKDFCKTQKSKIHQADKLVEAIDIIGTAIPQIASMLYKEYGRKVIVIIDEYDVPLQKAVIAKEPYYDDMLSIIRTLSGNIFKKDNEPWLYKGIVSGCLRVAHQSVFTDANNFTTFGMNDEPYTGFFGFTEKETEKLLADCGLSDKESEVKEWYDGYRFGNKHIFCPWSLISYCYAATQKDNTVPQPFWVNTSGNDLITMFTDNSMESHNAENIDKLQKLMEGENVDISLMEFTTYPDLRNRVSFDVFMTMMLHTGYVTFAEGSDTSDKVTIRIPNLEILYCFNKKRELLFGQNNPYWYNQALKLVDLLMANNTDEAQMLISSMLKEFLSIRNTGDELYYHGFMIGILGLAAATKNFEYHEEIETGTGFSDIVIDSFDNKTVCILELKKTEKLEDCYDAAQTATKQIIQKDYASKFISRRYKKVYGIGIGFAKKSCEIVSLGNLVEKVC
- the map gene encoding type I methionyl aminopeptidase; the encoded protein is MNISLKSPSEIEKMRIVGAATARVLEMIEPYIVPGVTTDELDKIMNDYIEQVEHAKSADLGYQGYPKATCISINEVVCHGIPGSHKLREGDIVNIDVTVLKDKYHGDSSRMYIVGKTSPRNEALCRCAQEGMYEAIKTVRPGSNLADIGAAIQKVADKAGFSIVRDYCGHGIGAGFHEEPQVVHYKNNYNLLLEEGMCFTIEPMINAGTYKVKVNRKDGWTVTTADKQPSAQYEHTLLVIPNGVEVLTLRKDEDFPRIITH
- the glnD gene encoding [protein-PII] uridylyltransferase, translating into MFESITIPRKINEEKLKEVFPFSFSGLNIHDIKKARERISLFGLYQKECFKKGFDVREIIRNSSDIIDELMTILWNSFIGENSPHLALIAVGGYGRREQFLRSDIDLLILCNEDQIDAESKGRIESFVSFLWDLRLDIGSSVRTIKETVVASRNDITIRSNLLETHFIAGSAEVYDDLKKSVDTDGFWDNEKFFLAKYDEQNERYHSFRDTIFSLEPDIKNNPGGLRDLQVMQWLSLKILKAKETDTLFSVGLLSKSEYDEYLACQRFLFDVRYAVHCNSNSNILRLDFQKTVSSMLGYGEEGNTPVEAMMRDLYRTFHRVKELNHIVLQLIQLQTHGYVGKDYSEPVFINRDFVQRGHYIDVLDPELFKSDPTKIMDLFVTIATRPNIEKIHVNCLRALREGRRELKEPLITIPECRYRLKTILSMTDSAYKILNLMHETRVLSSYMPQWARIEGLAQFDRFHLFSVDEHSIRVIKNVNELSHSKLPEYQLFRSVYKRINDHELLITAALLHDIAKGRGGSHAAKGAKEAEQFCRLHDFSEYQTQMVRWLVESHLQLNTTATRRDITDIEVIKNFCYFVKDEEHLNQLYCLTVADISATNENVWNSWKDNIFRQLYQSVRFALSQESSDIAASIKTKALEKQKTVMSLLQDDCNKADLLRYIRQLPIEYFMHYQPEDISWHLRNILRYNSENKPLLLFSQNPNIGTELFVYSYSNSAMLFGNIAKTMASKQLNVVSAQVFLTNNMHVLYTFMFQNKQGMPIDTERLNGLRKTILGRIDEKSNEFILPKEKTERKIFDVPTRIVYLDSETDKQTKLEISTLDRNGLLARIALTLARLGYQISAARITTTGERADDYFAITDINGLPLSLSQKNELSLELKAALDII